The stretch of DNA TTACCTTATCCAGACCTTTAACCTTCATCGGAGCCAAGGTAATGTTCTTCAGCACCGACTTGTGCGGGAATAGGTTGAAATGCTGGAACACCATTCCCATTTTCTCCCGAGTAGCATTAATATCATGCCTCTTATCTGTTATGGATTTGCCTTCAAATAATATTTCACCGTCTGATGGCGTCTCCAGGAGATTTAAACAGCGAAGGAATGTACTTTTTCCCGAGCCGCTGGGCCCAATCAATACTACGACCTCTCCCTGCTTGATTTCAAGGTCAATCCCTTTGAGAATATGGAGCTGGCCGAATTTTTTGTTTAGTCCTTTAACGCTGATCACGGCTCATCAACTTCCTTTCGAACACGCCCAAAATTTTGGACAAAATAAAGGTTAGAATAAAGTACATTACGGCAATAATCAAGAATGGCGTCATTCCATCATAGGTCATCGACATGATGCTATTCGCTTGAAACATCATTTCCGATACCCCGATAACATACACAATGGACGACTCTTTGATAATGGTAATGAACTCATTACCGATGGCCGGAAGCACATTCTTAACTGCCTGGGGCAAAATGATATGACGCATGGCCATACTTTGTGTCATGCCTAGGGAACGAGCAGCCTCCGTCTGTCCGCGTTCCACTCCCTGAATACCGGCCCGGAATATCTCAGCCAAGTACGCGGAACTGTTAATCGTAAGCGTAATCGCACCCGATTGAAGGGCGCTGAATTTCAAATCAAATGCGGTTGCGAATCCATAATGAATGATTAAGAGCTGAACCAACATCGGCGTCCCGCGCAGGAACTCCACCCACACCGAGCCGATAAACCGAAGGACTTTCCATTTTGACATTCTGAGCAGGGCTACAAGCATTCCCAGTATGAATCCGCACACGACCCCGATCGCCGCGAGCAGCAGGGTGTATTTTACACCGTCCAGAAAATACTGCCTGTAATCCCAGAACATATTAAAAAATTGCATTCTCCTCTTCCTCTCCTTCCGCATGAAGGTCTGCCGCAAAAAAACAGAAAATAGCGAAGTTCTTCGCTATTTTCTGCGAGGGCCATCCATCATGCTTAGATCCTTAACAGGCAGGGCAAGCTTCGCTTACTCTTCTGCTAATGTACTAGCCTTTTGAACAAATTGATCAATCAGATTGTCCTTCTTCAAGCGATCCAGTGTCGTATTTACTTGATTCAGAAGTTCTGTATTGTCCTTCTTCACACCAACAACATAGCCTTCATCTTCAGTAACCGGCTTGGCATCTGCAATCGAAATGCCCTTCACGTTCTTGACAAAGGATTCTGCTACAGGACCTTCAATGATAGCTGCATCTACGCGCCCGGAATTTAGCTGCATAATAATATCATTAATCTTCGGCAGCGAAGTCAGCTTCGCTCCTTTAATCTCCTTAGCAATGCCCTCTTGAATGGAACCAGTCTGTACGCCGATGCTCGCATTCTCCAAAGATTTCAAGGTGCTGAACTTCGCTTTGTCTCCCTCGCGAACCACAACGGCCTGCTCAGCTTTATAATAGATGTTAGACAAGCCCACTTGCTTTGCGCGATCAGGTGTAGGACTTAGTCCGGAGATAACCATATCAATCCGTCCGCTATCCAATTCATTCAGCAGGGAGGAGAAGGTCATATCCTTAATCTCAAGCTCCGCTCCTGCATCCTTGGCAATTTCTTTGGCAATATCTACATCGAACCCGACAATTTCAACCTTACCGTTTTCTGTTTTCTTGAATTCATAGGGCGGGAAGTCAGCGCTCATGCCAACGATGAGTGTCTTCTTACTTCCTGTATTTCCCGATGCTTGATCGTTTCCGCTTGCGCTCTCTTTATTGTTCTTGTTCTGTCCGCATGCTGCCAGCAAGCTTGCTGTCATCACCATGCACACCAGTAATATACCCCATTTTTTCATTTTATCTCTCTCCTCGTTCTGTTCATATTCCAAATGACTGGACTAATTATAAATCAAACTGCATGAATATGCAAAGAGTTTTGTAACAAATCATCAACTTCCAATTTCAAACATCATCTTCAGCTAGGAACATCATCCCTGCATTCTATGTATTCGCCCAGCCTATGGTGATTTAAAACATTGATCTTAATTTTAGCCGCAGGCACTGGAACAAAGCCCATGCATAGTGGGTATACTGATTCATATAGCAAGTACTCAGGGTAATGAATGGCTATAATCCTTGCTGGAGGTGGTTTCATGCTGCTTGAAGCTTTTTATCACGTCCCGCGGGATAAGTGGGCCTATGCATATGATGCTGAAACAATTCATTTGCGGGTACGCACTCAACGGGACGATGTGGAACAGGTTTTTGTGTGGACGGGGGACAAATACAATTGGGATGGAACTTTCGCCGAGATCCTCATGGAGAAGGTCGCGCATGATCACATGTTCGATTTCTGGGAAGTCGAAGTCAGCCCCAAATTCAAACGTTTGTCCTACCTGTTCAAACTTGTGAAGGGCGATGAGATCGTCTATGCAACCGATAAGGGAATCAGTCATGATACCCCTTACCCGCCTGGAGGCAATTATGAATTTGCCTACATACATGAGATCGACGTATTCAAAGTTCCTGAGTGGGCAAAAGAAGCGGTCTTCTACCAGATTATGCCTGAGCGGTTTGCCAACGGCGACCCTTCAAATGACCCTAAGGGTGTACAGCCATGGGGCGGCAAACCTACAAGAGAGAACTTCTTTGGCGGTGATCTCCAAGGGGTTCTGGATCACCTTGATGATCTCGTGGACCTTGGCATTAATGCAATTTACTTTACTCCTTTGTTCAAAGCTCCATCTAACCACAAATATGACACGGTCGATTACAAGAATGTCGATCCGCATTTTGGGGATAACACGCTGCTCAAGAAAGTCGTGGATGCCTGCCACGAACGAGGCATTCGCGTAATGCTGGATGCTGTGTTTAACCATTGCAGCGAGCAGTTCCCTCCTTTCCAGGACGTTGTGAAGAACGGCCCGAACTCTAAATACAAGGACTGGTTCCATATCAACGACTATCCGCTGGAAGTACGAGATGGGATACCGACGTATGATACCTTTGGCTTTTTCGCTAATATGCCCAAATTTAATACCGCCAACCCGGAAGTCAAGCAGTACTTGCTCGGCGTTGCTGAATATTGGATCAAGGAAATCAAGCTTGACGGTTGGCGCCTTGATGTCGCAGATGAGATCGACCATCACTTCTGGCGGGATTTCCGCCAAGTGGTCAAAGCAGCGAACCCTGAAGCTTACATTGTCGGAGAAGTATGGAGTGATTCTCTGAACTGGCTGCTTGGGGATCAATTCGACTCCGTCATGAACTATCCTTTTGCCGATAAGGTGCTTGAGTTTTTCAACGGAGGTATGGATGGCTACGGGTTTGCCAACTCCATGGGAGCCTTAATCATGCGCTATCCGCAGCAGACGAATGAAGTCATCTTCAATCTCCTCTGCAGTCATGACACCCCTCGCTTACTAACCCGATTGGGCTGTGACAAGCGCAAGCTGAAGCTGTCGGTTGTGTTCCTGTTTACCTATATGGGTACACCTTGTATCTTCTATGGAGATGAAGTAGGCATCCGAGGCGAGGGTGATCCGGATTGCAGACAGTGTATGGTTTGGGATCCTGCCAAACAGGACCGGGAGCTGTATGACTTCTATAAGCTCATGATTGCGCTGCGCAAGAAGCACCCTGCCCTTAGAAAAGGAAGGTTCCGCTTCCTGCAGGCTGAGGAGAACAACCCCTGCATTATTTATGAAAGAGCAGACAATCAGATTCACTTTACGATATGGATGAATAATACAGATCAGCATCAGACCCTCTCTCATCCTATGGAGACTAATGACTGGCGGGATGCGTTAACAGAGGAACCTGTAAAGCCTGAGAAAGGAATCATGAATATTGGGCTGGATCCTTACGGATACCGGATTCTATATCGTCACTTGAAATAATCGGAATGTAAAAAAGGCAAAGCTCTATGTTCATAGAGCTTTGCCTTTTTTAATATCCCCGAATAAATAAAGGTGCCCTTCGCAATTAGCGAAAGACACCTTGGCTCAATCAAATGAAAGAGAGTTTACATCTAGTTCTTAGTTCTGAATCCGTTTATAAATCTCCGTATATTCTTCCGCAGATACACTCCAGCTGTAATCTCCGCCAAACGCGTTCTTCGTAATCACCTTCCAATGCTTTGGCTGGTGATAAAACTGAACAGCCCGGCGAATCGTATACAGTAGATCATGGGCGTTGTAGTTCGTGAACGTGAATCCGTTCCCCTCTCCCGTGAATTCATTGTAGGCCTGGACTGTATCGTTAAGCCCTCCAGTTTCGCGAACGATGGGGATGCTTCCATACCGAAGTGCGAGGAGCTGGCTGATCCCGCACGGCTCAAACCGGGAAGGCATAAGGAACAAATCACTGCCGGCATAAATTCGGCGGGACAATCCATCACTGAACTTGATCTGTGAGGACAGCTTCTGCGGCTGGCGTGAGGCTGCCTCTTTGAACCAATGCTCATAGTATGCATCTCCAGTACCGAGAACGACCACCTGTACATCATCGAAATACAGCAGCTCATCCAAAATCCGCATTACCAGATCCAGTCCCTTTGGCTCAACTAGCCGGGTCACCATGGCAATCAGCGGCACATCGGATTGAACAGGAAGCCCTATCTCCTTCTGCAGCGCCGTCTTATTCTCTCGCTTCTTGGTCAGGCTGGCCCTATACTTGGTCTTGAGAGCCTCATCCGTTGCCGGATTATAGAGCTCCGTATCAATTCCATTGACAATCCCGGATAAGCGGCTGCCCAGAGAGCGGAGCAACCCATCGAGCCCATAACCGTAATGAGATGTCTGAATCTCTTCAGCATAGGTTGGACTCACCGTGGTCACATGATCTGAATAAACCAGCCCGGCCTTCATAAAACTAACATTTCCGTAATATTCTAGCCCTTCGTATGTAAAATACTCGTCAGGCAGACCCAGCAAATCATACAGCGTTTCATAAGGGAAAATCCCTTGGTACAGCAAATTATGCACTGTAAAAACCGTCTTGATGTCCTTGTAGAATGGATCATGTAAATAATGATGCTTCAGCAGGACGGAGATGGGCCCGGTATGCCAGTCATGACTATGAATGACATCTGGTCGGTAATCAATCAGCGGGAGCATTTCAAGTACCGCACGGCTGAAGAAGGCAAAGCGTTCTCCGTCATCCATATAACCATAAATGCCATCTCTCCCAAAATACTGCTCATTATCAATAAAATATACGGGAATTCCCTCAAAATTCAGCTGCTGGATTCCGCAATACTGATTGCGCCAGCCAACAGGAACATTGGTTATATGCACAGGAACCATCTGCTCCTTATAGATATCTGGGATGGTATGGTATTTAGGCAGGACAATCCGAATGTCATGCCCTTGAGCATACAGTGCCTTGGGCAGGGCTCCGATCACATCGGCAAGCCCACCTGTTTTTACAAATGGAATCCCCTCTGCGGCAGCGAACAATATATTCATTCTATAGTTCCTCCTTGAACTAAGTATGCAGCCAGTTACAGGCTGATATTTCTCTCCTGGCTCCTTTGATCCTTAAGACGGCATCAGACTTTCGCTTTCCTTGAAGTCCGCTTCGTGCTCTGAGCTGGCTTATCCGCAGCTTTCGCAGCGGCTGAAGTTGCTCTCCCCTGCTTCTTCCAAATCGTCACACTAAGCGGAGCAAGGGACAGCTCTATACTGTGCGTCTGATCGTGCCAAGCAAGCTTTTCGGCCTTGATTGCGGCCTGATGCACACGTCCAGATCCACCGTATTCAAGCTGATCGCTGTTAAACACTTCTTCGTAATTCCCCGGTCTTGGCACACCAATGCGGTAGCGTTCTCTTGTGACAGGCTGAAAATTAATGACCACAAGCAAGGTGTCTCCAGGCTTTCTCCCTTTCCGCATAAAGGCAATGACGCTTTGCCTTGCATCATGCGGCGTCAACCACTGGAACCCATCCATGGAATGGTCAAGCTCCCAAAGCGCCTTCTCCTTGAGGTAGAAATGATTCAGGGCCGCTGAGTAATCCTGCAGCTTCCGGTGTGACTCATATTCGAGAAGGAACCAGTCAAGCTGTCCCTGGTCCCGCCATTCAATGAATTGACCAAATTCGCCTCCCATAAAGAGCAAACTCTTCCCCGGAGAGGTAAGCTGGTAAGCAAGCAGAACCCGAAGACCTGCAAATTTCTCCTCATAGCTGCCCGGCATCTTATCCAGCAGTGATTTCTTCCCATGCACTACTTCATCGTGAGACAAGGGTAGCGTGAAGTTCTCGGAGTAGGCGTAGACAATGGGAAACGTGAGAAGATTATGCTTCTCAGGACGATGATAAAAAGGGGTTTCTATGTACTCCAGCGTGTCGTTCATCCATCCCATATTCCACTTATAGTTAAAACCTAGTCCTCCCTCATGAACCGGAGCCGTTACAAGCGGCCATGCACTGGATTCCTCCGCCATCATCAGGGCATGAGGATGGTATTCAAAGACCCGGCTGTTCAGCTCCTGAAGAAAAGAAATCGCTTCGAGATTCTCGATTCCGCCATGGAGATTGCGCCGATATTGACCTTCAGACTTCTCAAAGTCCAGTCGGATCATACTGGTTACAGCGTCTACCCGCAACCCGTCGAAATGATACATATCCATCCAGTACAGCGCGTTAGAGATCAGGAACGATCTTACCTCTGGCTTACTGAAGTCGAAGCTCAGCGTGCCCCAACCTGGCTTATCTGCAAGAAGCGGATCTCCGTACTCGAAGAGTGGTGTCCCATCAAATAGTCGAAGACCATGGCTGTCTCGGGTAAAGTGACCCGGTACCCAATCCAGCACAACTCCAATTCCTGCCTGATGGCATTGATCCACAAAATACATCAGGTCTTTGGGCTGTCCGTAGCGGCTTGTCGGAGCAAAATACCCGGTCGCCTGATAACCCCATGATAAATCGTATGGATGTTCGGTTAACGGCATGATCTCAATATGGGTATAGCCCATCTTTTGCACATAAGGAATCAGCTCATCTGCCATTTCGCGGTACGTATAGAAGGAACCGTCTTCCTTCTGTTTCCAAGTTCCAAAATGAATTTCATAAATATTAAGCGGCTTCTGATAAGGAGCTCTCTGCTTCCGTCTCCAAATCCCGTCATTCCACTTATAGTCATCGACCGAGGCCACAACAGATGCGGTTGCAGGACGAACTTCTGCGCTAAAGCCGTAAGGATCTGCCTTTAAGAAGACGGCGCCATCAGGACCCATGATTTCATACTTGTAAAATGTTCCTTCTTCAATATCAGGGAAAAAACGACTCCAAATTCCCGAATCGGGTATCTTATATAATAAATCACTCTCTCCCCTCCAACCGTTCCAATCCGAAGCAATTCCGACCCGCTGCGCATGCGGTGCCCATACCGTAAAGCGAACGCCGCGGCGTCCTTCTTCTTCACATAGATGAGCTCCGAACGAACGGTAGCTGCGGCATAATGTACCTTCATGGAAGAGGTAGATATCTTGGGCCGAAATTCCGGCTTTCGGCTCATTCATATGCAGTTCTGGCAATTCATCACACCCTTTTTAAAGATGATTCACTTAGTCCATTACCCCATTATTTCAATTTTGAACAGCGAAAATGCCGCTGAAAAATAAAAATGTAATTTTTCAGTTAATTCCCAATAAACTGGTTTCAACAACAGTATATCTCGTTTATGTATAGACTACACTGACAAATTCATTGGGAGGGAAACGACATGAGTAAAAAGGAATGTATTGCCATGCTGTTGGCGGGAGGGGAAGGTCGCAGACTGTCTCCGCTTACGTCAAAGCAAGCGAAACCGGCCGTGCCGTTTGGCGGTCACTATCGTATTATCGATTTTCCTCTCAGCAACTGCGTGAATTCCGGAATCGATACGATCGGCGTATTAACCCAATATGAAGCAGAGTCCCTGCATAATCACATTGGAGATGGATCGGCTTGGGGACTCGGACGCAGCGAGACTGGAGGCATTGCTTTGCTTCCATCTTACAATACAGGTTCTGATGAGTATTTAGGCACCGCTGATGCCATTTATAAGAATATCGAATACATTGATTCCTATGCTCCGGAGAATGTCCTCATCTTGTCCGGGGACCATATTTACCATATGGATTATCGCGAGGTACTTGATTTCCATGTGAACTCGCAGGCCTCTGCAACGATCTCCGTGATGCCCGTTCCTTGGGAAGAGGCTCATCGCTTTGGCGTTATGGTTGCAGACGATAACTTCAAAATTACAGAATTTGAAGAAAAGCCGGAAAGTCCGAAGAGTAACCTGGCTTCCATGGGCATTTATATGTTCAGATGGGACTTCCTGAAGAAGCATCTGCTGATGGATGCTGCAAACGAAAGCTCCAGTCATGACTTCGGCAAAGATGTTATTCCTGCCATGCTGGCTGGCGATCTCCCGCTCTATGCCTACCCGTTCAAGGGCTACTGGAGAGATGTCGGCACAGTCTCCAGCCTGTGGGAGGCCCATATGGATATTCTAGCCGAGGATTCTGACTGGAAGCTCCACAATCCAAGCTGGCCAATGTACACCAACGAATGGGAGACCACGCTTAACGAGACGAAATTCCGCGGAATTCCTGCGAAGGGGTCCATGATCCATGATACTTGTGCTTTAGAAGGGTATGCAGAGCGCTCTGTTATCTTTGGAGGTACAGAGATTGGGCGGTTTGCCAAGATCAAAGATAGTGTGGTTATGCCAAATGCCAAGATTGGACGGAACGTACTCATCGAATGTGCGATCATTGGAGAAGGAGCCGTTATTAAGGATGGGGCAGTCATCAAGGGAGCCGCGAACGAAGTCATCGTGATCGGACCGAATGAGACCGTTCTGGCTAAGCCTGCCGTTCGTCCTCAGCCTTCCCGTATGCTTAAAGAAGTGTATGACAAGTCCACCAGATTGCGTGCTGGAGGCATGTCTTCTTAAACTAATATATGAATCGAGTAGGAGGCTATTCATTAGATGAGTAGCCGACCTCTCACACCACCGTACGTACCGTTCGGTATACGGCGGTTCAACCGCATAAGTGCAATTTACGTAAACGCTCGTATTGCGCAGGAAAGTCATAATATCCTGCCTGTACGAGCTTTTTGTTTGTTATGGAACGAGACAACACTGGACTTCCGGCGATGCGCCAGTACCCGAGACGGGAATTGCCCCACTGGTAAGCCTGCCATTCCGGTATCCCCAGCTTCCGCAGGTTTTGTACTTTTGTTCGCGGCTTTTTCCACTGTTTCCAGATGTACATCCGCAGTCGTCTTCGCAACCATTCGCTCCAGCTTTGCAGGATCCGTTTCATGTCGGCCACATAGTAGTAACCAATCCATCCCCGAATGTAGACTTTTACCTTTTCCATGACTTGGCGAACATTTCTGCCCTGGCTGCGACTTGTGAGTTCTTTCAACTTCTTCTTCGCTTTTGCGAGGGATTGTCCATGGGCACGGATATACATGCCGTTCTTGTTCTTTCCCAGGGCAAAGCCGAGAAATTTGAAGTGCTTTCGAGCCACTACGCTACCGACCTTACTTTTCTGCGTATTGATCTGGAGTCTCAGTTTGGTCTCCAGGTACTTTCCGCAGGATTCCAGTAGCCGCACCGCTGCCCGTTTGCTTTTGGCAAGCACCACAATATCGTCCGCATAGCGGATGACGTTCACTCCGCGGCCTTTCATCTCTTGGTCAAATTCGTTCAGGTAGATGTTCGCCAGAAGCGGCGACAGGGGGCCTCCCTGAGGGGAGCCTTCTTCTGTTTTGCAGTGCACCCCGTTCTCCATAACCCCACTTTTCAGGTATCTCTTAATCAGTTCGGTTACGCGTCTGTCCTGAATTTGTTTGCGCAAAAGATGCATAAGCAGCTCATGATTCAGCGTGTCGAAGTATTTGGAGAGGTCGATTTCTACTGCGTAGCCGTATCCCTGTTCTGCATAGTCTTTCACCTTGCGAATGGCCTGTTGTGCGCTCCGACCGGGGCGGTAGCCATAGCTTCCCTCCGAGAAGAGCGGCTCGAACAGGGGCTGGAGCTGCTGGGCGACTGCCTGCTGAATCACTCGGTCTACGACCGTGGGTATGCCAAGCTTCCGTACTCCGCTTCCATCTGCTTTGGGAATTTCCTTGCGCCGTACTGGGCTGGGCTTGTATCTGCCTTCCCGGATCTTTTGCAACAGCTCGTCTCTATGTTCCTGCAGCCAGGGTAGCGCGTCTTCTACGGTCATTCCGTCGATTCCTGGCGCTCCATGGTTGCGTTTGACCTGTTTGTAGGCTCTGTTCAGATTGTCTCTGTCCAGAATCTGCTCCAGCAGGTCTGTTGCACCGCCTCTTTCTTTACGTTCCCGAGTACCGGCGCTCCGCACTCCCGCATGCTCTTCGCGTTCCACGCTATCCCTTTGCAGGTAGCCCTTTCGGTATTCTGCTTTCATCGCGTCAGCTCTCCTTTCGGTATGTACTCGAGACTTACGATTGTTCGGCCCTTCCCCGAAAAAAAAACCTTCCGGGTACTATGGCCTCTGCTGACTTCTCACAGCAAGCTTTACTCCGTCTTTCGGTTTTTTTTTCCTACTTGTCGTCTGTGAGACCTCCCCGGGTAAGAGCGATAACCTTCCCCTCATCTATCTGCCACATTTACACCATGGGATTCGGGCAGTATTGGACTTTGCTTTGTAGTGCAAGCTCGTCCGTCCCATGATGCCTTCTATGTGATTTCTGTTCGTCAGACCGAGGGTTTGCCTCCGGCTTCCTTCAGATTCCGCCTCGCGGCGGACACCCTTGCCTTCAGCTAACAGTTCCTACTGCCAAGCCTGTAGCGGACTTTCACCGCCGAGTTATCGCCCATGCCGGGCGCACACTAAGAGCGGACCTTATGGGTCCGCTCTTTAACATTTTTGAATAGATATGCTATTGATATAAGTTCCAGCTGTTGCGGTCGATGCTCATAAGAAGAAGCTCTTCTTCCTTGTCTCCGAACTGGACAGTCATACGTTGGTCATCCTGCTCTTGCAGTCCTGCTGAGTGAAAGGATCGGATTGCGCGCTGATTCCATGCAAAGACACGTAGAGATATCTTATTCAGCTTAAGGATGTCGAAGGCGATGCGCAGCATCTCGCGGACCATGCGCTCCCCAAGTCCTTTTCCCCGAAAAGCCGCACTGCCGATAATAACCTTTCCGATCCAGCCTTCCCCTGTCTCGCGATTTAGATCCTCCAGGCTAATGTGACCGATTCGCTGGCCGCTTGCACGATGGATCACCGTATAGATGAGCCGATCGGATTTCCAAGGGAAGTTGGCTCCTGATAGGTATTCATCCAGCTGTTCATCTTGAAGCGGGTACTGCCAGTGTGGACCGGCCCATCCCAACAGAAACTCAGGAGAACCCGCCCATTGCTGAATCGCATCATAATCCCATTTGCCAAAATACACAAAATCGAGATCATCTTCTTCTTGGCCTGTCGTAAACCATTCATATAAGTTAAACTGGCGGTCTCCGTTATAACGAGTAGCCATGTAGCGGAACCCTAAGCTTTGATATAGCAGGTTCAAGTTCAAATTGGTGGATACGCAGTCCAATC from Paenibacillus sp. CAA11 encodes:
- the glgA gene encoding glycogen synthase GlgA, giving the protein MNILFAAAEGIPFVKTGGLADVIGALPKALYAQGHDIRIVLPKYHTIPDIYKEQMVPVHITNVPVGWRNQYCGIQQLNFEGIPVYFIDNEQYFGRDGIYGYMDDGERFAFFSRAVLEMLPLIDYRPDVIHSHDWHTGPISVLLKHHYLHDPFYKDIKTVFTVHNLLYQGIFPYETLYDLLGLPDEYFTYEGLEYYGNVSFMKAGLVYSDHVTTVSPTYAEEIQTSHYGYGLDGLLRSLGSRLSGIVNGIDTELYNPATDEALKTKYRASLTKKRENKTALQKEIGLPVQSDVPLIAMVTRLVEPKGLDLVMRILDELLYFDDVQVVVLGTGDAYYEHWFKEAASRQPQKLSSQIKFSDGLSRRIYAGSDLFLMPSRFEPCGISQLLALRYGSIPIVRETGGLNDTVQAYNEFTGEGNGFTFTNYNAHDLLYTIRRAVQFYHQPKHWKVITKNAFGGDYSWSVSAEEYTEIYKRIQN
- a CDS encoding glucose-1-phosphate adenylyltransferase, which gives rise to MSKKECIAMLLAGGEGRRLSPLTSKQAKPAVPFGGHYRIIDFPLSNCVNSGIDTIGVLTQYEAESLHNHIGDGSAWGLGRSETGGIALLPSYNTGSDEYLGTADAIYKNIEYIDSYAPENVLILSGDHIYHMDYREVLDFHVNSQASATISVMPVPWEEAHRFGVMVADDNFKITEFEEKPESPKSNLASMGIYMFRWDFLKKHLLMDAANESSSHDFGKDVIPAMLAGDLPLYAYPFKGYWRDVGTVSSLWEAHMDILAEDSDWKLHNPSWPMYTNEWETTLNETKFRGIPAKGSMIHDTCALEGYAERSVIFGGTEIGRFAKIKDSVVMPNAKIGRNVLIECAIIGEGAVIKDGAVIKGAANEVIVIGPNETVLAKPAVRPQPSRMLKEVYDKSTRLRAGGMSS
- a CDS encoding GNAT family N-acetyltransferase, which produces MSDWQDEWETEIDVPSLIIREAKPSDADAVRELLVEAANWMVQKGIDQWRPESFTREEVSSYFDSRRIFLGFAGDEPAAMFTLQESDPSYWGEMNDPDYYYLHRLNVRTKYRRMGLSEQMMKWAIQKTLEDGKKGIRLDCVSTNLNLNLLYQSLGFRYMATRYNGDRQFNLYEWFTTGQEEDDLDFVYFGKWDYDAIQQWAGSPEFLLGWAGPHWQYPLQDEQLDEYLSGANFPWKSDRLIYTVIHRASGQRIGHISLEDLNRETGEGWIGKVIIGSAAFRGKGLGERMVREMLRIAFDILKLNKISLRVFAWNQRAIRSFHSAGLQEQDDQRMTVQFGDKEEELLLMSIDRNSWNLYQ
- the glgB gene encoding 1,4-alpha-glucan branching protein GlgB, whose translation is MNEPKAGISAQDIYLFHEGTLCRSYRSFGAHLCEEEGRRGVRFTVWAPHAQRVGIASDWNGWRGESDLLYKIPDSGIWSRFFPDIEEGTFYKYEIMGPDGAVFLKADPYGFSAEVRPATASVVASVDDYKWNDGIWRRKQRAPYQKPLNIYEIHFGTWKQKEDGSFYTYREMADELIPYVQKMGYTHIEIMPLTEHPYDLSWGYQATGYFAPTSRYGQPKDLMYFVDQCHQAGIGVVLDWVPGHFTRDSHGLRLFDGTPLFEYGDPLLADKPGWGTLSFDFSKPEVRSFLISNALYWMDMYHFDGLRVDAVTSMIRLDFEKSEGQYRRNLHGGIENLEAISFLQELNSRVFEYHPHALMMAEESSAWPLVTAPVHEGGLGFNYKWNMGWMNDTLEYIETPFYHRPEKHNLLTFPIVYAYSENFTLPLSHDEVVHGKKSLLDKMPGSYEEKFAGLRVLLAYQLTSPGKSLLFMGGEFGQFIEWRDQGQLDWFLLEYESHRKLQDYSAALNHFYLKEKALWELDHSMDGFQWLTPHDARQSVIAFMRKGRKPGDTLLVVINFQPVTRERYRIGVPRPGNYEEVFNSDQLEYGGSGRVHQAAIKAEKLAWHDQTHSIELSLAPLSVTIWKKQGRATSAAAKAADKPAQSTKRTSRKAKV
- a CDS encoding alpha-glycosidase; its protein translation is MLLEAFYHVPRDKWAYAYDAETIHLRVRTQRDDVEQVFVWTGDKYNWDGTFAEILMEKVAHDHMFDFWEVEVSPKFKRLSYLFKLVKGDEIVYATDKGISHDTPYPPGGNYEFAYIHEIDVFKVPEWAKEAVFYQIMPERFANGDPSNDPKGVQPWGGKPTRENFFGGDLQGVLDHLDDLVDLGINAIYFTPLFKAPSNHKYDTVDYKNVDPHFGDNTLLKKVVDACHERGIRVMLDAVFNHCSEQFPPFQDVVKNGPNSKYKDWFHINDYPLEVRDGIPTYDTFGFFANMPKFNTANPEVKQYLLGVAEYWIKEIKLDGWRLDVADEIDHHFWRDFRQVVKAANPEAYIVGEVWSDSLNWLLGDQFDSVMNYPFADKVLEFFNGGMDGYGFANSMGALIMRYPQQTNEVIFNLLCSHDTPRLLTRLGCDKRKLKLSVVFLFTYMGTPCIFYGDEVGIRGEGDPDCRQCMVWDPAKQDRELYDFYKLMIALRKKHPALRKGRFRFLQAEENNPCIIYERADNQIHFTIWMNNTDQHQTLSHPMETNDWRDALTEEPVKPEKGIMNIGLDPYGYRILYRHLK
- the ltrA gene encoding group II intron reverse transcriptase/maturase produces the protein MKAEYRKGYLQRDSVEREEHAGVRSAGTRERKERGGATDLLEQILDRDNLNRAYKQVKRNHGAPGIDGMTVEDALPWLQEHRDELLQKIREGRYKPSPVRRKEIPKADGSGVRKLGIPTVVDRVIQQAVAQQLQPLFEPLFSEGSYGYRPGRSAQQAIRKVKDYAEQGYGYAVEIDLSKYFDTLNHELLMHLLRKQIQDRRVTELIKRYLKSGVMENGVHCKTEEGSPQGGPLSPLLANIYLNEFDQEMKGRGVNVIRYADDIVVLAKSKRAAVRLLESCGKYLETKLRLQINTQKSKVGSVVARKHFKFLGFALGKNKNGMYIRAHGQSLAKAKKKLKELTSRSQGRNVRQVMEKVKVYIRGWIGYYYVADMKRILQSWSEWLRRRLRMYIWKQWKKPRTKVQNLRKLGIPEWQAYQWGNSRLGYWRIAGSPVLSRSITNKKLVQAGYYDFPAQYERLRKLHLCG
- a CDS encoding transporter substrate-binding domain-containing protein, producing MKKWGILLVCMVMTASLLAACGQNKNNKESASGNDQASGNTGSKKTLIVGMSADFPPYEFKKTENGKVEIVGFDVDIAKEIAKDAGAELEIKDMTFSSLLNELDSGRIDMVISGLSPTPDRAKQVGLSNIYYKAEQAVVVREGDKAKFSTLKSLENASIGVQTGSIQEGIAKEIKGAKLTSLPKINDIIMQLNSGRVDAAIIEGPVAESFVKNVKGISIADAKPVTEDEGYVVGVKKDNTELLNQVNTTLDRLKKDNLIDQFVQKASTLAEE
- a CDS encoding amino acid ABC transporter permease, with the translated sequence MQFFNMFWDYRQYFLDGVKYTLLLAAIGVVCGFILGMLVALLRMSKWKVLRFIGSVWVEFLRGTPMLVQLLIIHYGFATAFDLKFSALQSGAITLTINSSAYLAEIFRAGIQGVERGQTEAARSLGMTQSMAMRHIILPQAVKNVLPAIGNEFITIIKESSIVYVIGVSEMMFQANSIMSMTYDGMTPFLIIAVMYFILTFILSKILGVFERKLMSRDQR